In Dehalococcoidia bacterium, the sequence GTTGCGTGTGATTTATGGCGTATTCAATTTCGCTTTGATAGTGATAATTGGGGTCCATCTCGACCTCTTGGTCTGGTGATCAGCCTTCGGCCCTGACCGATGATCACCCGTAGCTTCATTATAACAGCTTTGACTCCAGTTCACTAAGGCTGTGAATGATGAAGTCACCCGCCTGCTCCTTTTGCCGGTCAAGGTAGAAGGTGGTGATGCCGGCCCCTCGGGGGGCCATGTAATCGAATTGCCAGTGATCGCCCACATGAATCCATCCTGAGGGATCTTCCCCCACGCTCTGGCAAACCCTGGCGTAGAACTCGGGTGTCTTCTTGACCTCCCCAAAGTCAGAGACGCTGGAAATTATCCTGCTGAAATATTTTTGGATGGAGGCGGTTTCGATTTCCATGAACTCACGGGCGGCGTTGGTGATCAAGACCAGTTCGTGTGTTTGGCTGAATCGCTCCAGTATGGCGTGTGTTTCGGGATAGAACTCAATATTGGGGATGAACTCTTCGATCAGTTCCGTCCAGCCGGTTCCGAGATCGAATCGGGAAAACCAGTACTTGATATCGTACCATTCCACTGCATGATCGCCGACTTCATCGTAGGCTCGCAAAAGGTATTCCTTGGCTTCGTCGAACCCCATGCCGTTTTTAGCGGCGTAAAGTCGGGGTATTCCCTGGAACCAGACGGCATCGCAGAAGCTGAATGTCGCCAGCGTTCCCGTCAGGTCGAATGATAGTGTGTTCTTTGCCAAATTGATCCCCCTTATGCATATTATACCAAGCAAATGGCGCGGATAAACGCAGGTGTGTATTTTGGGGAGACTACTTCGTTTTGCGATTGCTTTGTGGATGCTGTACTCTCAAGCGCTCAGGTCAGAGAGTGAAGGGCCGCTTCCCTGCCGGGGGTTTTGGGGGTTGATTAGAGCTTCCTCAAAAGATGAATCTTGACCGGCAACCGGTTTCTTGACAATATAATTATAACGGATATTCGTGATGGCCTTCTTTTTGAAGAGGCCGGGAGGGATGAGATGCCTGAGATGCCAGAGTTCGAAAAGCCGAATGAAGAGCTGCTCAAACAAGGCTGGAAACACGCTTCGATTACCGGAGGCAAGCATCTGGACAGAACCCTGGAGATGTATGAAGAGTTAGGTCTTGAGGTGCTGATTGAGGAAGTGAACCCGAGCGACTGCGGACAATGCACCGTATGCTTTGCCTCGGGAAACGAGAAGATGTATCGAGTCTACACCCGATCGGGGCCTGATTCTGGTACTTCCTCGGAAAACCTCTGATGAAGAGGTTTCGCCTCTCAGCATGAGATTCTTGCTCCTTTTCCGAGTGTCATGGTGTACAATTAGGACAATCAGGCAGGCTGCAGGGCATGATTGAGCATACGTGTGATAGAATATCTTGCAGAGGTAAACTTGACTCACCATCAATCGGATATCACCCCGGAGGAACGGCAGAAGCTCTTTGATTTTCTGAACTCCCTGGGCCAGCATTGCAGCAGGGAGCAGTCTGATCTTATTCCTATTTTGCAGGGCGCTCAGAGCCGAATCGGCTATCTGCCTGCTGAGGCGATGCTCGGTATCGCGGAATATCTGGGCATTCCTGAGATTGATGTTTACAGCGTGGCCACCTTTTATAATCAGTTCCGGCTCAATCCCCCCGGCAAGCATTCCATCCGGGTGTGCTTGGGAACGGCTTGCCATATCGGTGGCGGGCACATTATCCTGGATGCCTGGAAACGGCGGCTGGGCATCGATAAGAAACAGACTACTCCCGATCGTGAATTCGACCTGGACACCGTTGCCTGTGTGGGGTGTTGTGCCATGGCTCCGGTGACGGTGATCGATAGCACGGAGGTTCACGGGAAAGTGAGCCCGACTCGCGTGGATGGCCTTCTATTGGGGTACAAACTCCAGAAAGAAAAGGAGGCCTCGGCGTGAATTCCGGTCCGGCCTTAGCCTTCGAGAAGCGGAAAGCCCTGGCTGAATCGCGCTGGAAAGAGCTTTTCCAGCAGCCACGGATTCTGGTGGGCACAGCCACCTGCGGTCGGGCAGCCGGGGGACTTGAAGTGTTAAAGACCATCCGGGAGGAACTCAAAAAAGCGGGCCAGTCTATCCCGGTGATGGAGGTCGGATGCATGGGCCATTGCTATGCCGAACCTCTGGTGGTCATCTCCAAACCGGATTCCGACTATGCTCCGATTGTCTATGGCTATGTCACCCCGGAGATTGCGCGTCTTCTGGTGAGGGACTCTATCCTCGGCGATGACCCCTCGCTGGAGTTTATGCTCGGTGCTCTGGAAGCCAATGAAGCGCTTCCTTCTCTTACCGATCTCCCCAGGTTCCGCTACGAAAAACCGGTTCTTCTGGAAAACTGCGGCCGGATCGACCCGGAGGACGTGGATCAGTATATCGCTAACGGTGGCTATGCGGGGCTGGACAAAGCCCTTGAAATGAAGCCGCAGGATGTGATCGAACTGGTGCGGAAGGCCGGGTTGAAGGGAAGGGGCGGGGCGGGCTTTTCCACGGTCGTCAAATGGGAAACCTGCCGAAACTCCGCAGAGACTCCTAAATACCTGATTTGCAATGGGGATGAGGGAGACCCGGGCGCGTTCATGGATCGGGCGATCTTGGAGAGCGATCCGCATTCGGTGATCGAGGGCATGATCATCGCTGCCTATGCTATCGGAGCCGGGTTGGGCTATATTTACGTTCGCGCCGAATATCCGCTGGCGGTGGAGCGTGTCCGGCATGCGCTCAGGCAGGCAGAGGATTCCAATTTGCTGGGAAAGAATATTCTGGGAAGCGGCTTCAGTTTTACCATTCGCCTTTTTGAGGGATCGGGGGCATTTGTCTGCGGAGAAGAGACGGCGCTGATTGCCTCCATCGAGGGGAAGCCGGGATTGCCGCGTCACCGTCCTCCCTTTCCGGCTACGAAAGGATTGTTCGGAAAACCGACGATCATTAACAATGTTAAGACGTTGGCCTCGGTGTCTCGCATCGTTTCCCGGGGGCTGGGTTGGTATTCAAGTTTAGGCATTAACGATCATTCCAGCGGGACGGCTGTGTTTGCGCTGGCAGGCAAGGTGGTGAACACCGGTCTGACCGAGGTGCCGATGGGCACCTCTCTGCGGCAGGTGATCTTTGAAGTTGGTGGGGGAATTCCCAAGGGTAAAAAGTTCAAGGCGGTTCAGATCGGCGGGCCTTCCGGCGGCTGCCTTCCGGAATCGACTTTGGACCTGCCGATCGATTTCGATTCTCTGACCGAAGCCGGGGCGATGATGGGTTCCGGAGGAATGGTTGTGCTGGATGAAGACGACTGCATGGTGGATGTGGCCCGGTTTTTTCTGGAATTCACCCAGAACGAGTCATGTGGCAAATGCACCCTGTGTCGATTAGGCACCCGGCAGATGCTTGAAATTCTGCAGAGCATCGCGCAGGGCAAGGCCATGGCCGGAGACCTGAAGGTGCTTGCTGAACTGGCCCGGGACGTGAAGGCGGCCTCTCTGTGCAATCTGGGAAAGACGGCCCCCAATCCGATTCTGACCACCCTGCGGTATTTCGAAGAGGAATACGAAGCGCATATTAAAGAAGGGCGCTGTCCGGCGCGGCGCTGCCCGGATTTGATGGCGTACTATATCATCCCGGAGAAGTGCGAGCGCTCCTGCGATGCTTGTGTGGGCACCTGCACGGTGGAGGCCATCTATGTGGGGCAGAAGCGGGTGAAGGTGATTGATCAGGCCAAGTGTGTCAAGTGTGGCACTTGTGTGCCTGCCTGCCCGCCGCAGTACAATGCCATCGTTAAAATCTCGCCGTTGAGCGAGTTGCCGGAAGCGCTTCCGGCGCTGAAAGCGAAGGGTTAATGGCGTTCAGGAGTAAAAATTTCGCCATAGAGGGAACACATGAAAATCATTCGTGATATTGAGGTTGCCAAATCTACAGTGCTCAAGCGCATTCCTGCCGAGTCGATAGAGTTGCCGCCGAACGTCAAAGAGAGGGTCAGAAAGGTCTTCGGGAAGGATTTAACCGCCGAAGAGGTGGTGAAGCAGATTATAGCGGATGTCCGAAGCAGGGGTGATGTGGCTCTCTTTGAATATACGGAGAAGCTGGATGGTGCAAAGCTGAGCCATCTGGAGGTCTCGTCGAAAGAGATTGCCGCCGCGAGGGATAAAGTGACCAAGCCCTTGTTGAATTCGCTTCAGATAGCGGCAGATAGAGTTCTGGAATTCCATACCCGGCAGCGCAACAGCTTGCCGAAAGGTCGGGTCGAGTTTCTAAAAGGGGCCGGGCAGGTCATTTGGCCTCTGGAACGGGTGGGATGCTACGCCCCTGGCGGAACGGCTTCATATCCTTCCACGGTGCTGATGACCGCCATTCCCGCCCGAGCTGCCGGAGTTGATGAAGTGATTCTGGCAACGCCGCCACAGCCCAATGGGCAGATTCCGCCGCTTACGCTGGTGGCAGCCGAGATGGCAAAAGTCGATAGGGTGTTTGCCATCGGCGGAGCGCCGGCCATCGCTGCGCTGGCTTTCGGAACCCCTTCCGTGCCCAAAGTGGATAAAATATGCGGCCCCGGCAATATTTTTGTTACCCTGGCTAAGAAGCAGGTGTTCGGTGCGGTGGACATCGATGGGCTTCAGGGTCCGACAGAGACCATCGTTCTTGCCGATGATTCGGCAAATCCGGCATCCTGTGCTGCAGATCTCCTGGCTCAGGCCGAACATGACGAACTGGCCTCGGCGATCATGATTACCCCCTCGTTTGAGATGGCAAAGAAAGTCAGCGCAGAAGTGGAGCGACAACTTGCTGGGCTGAGCCGCAGAGAAATCGCCCGCAAATCGCTGGAGCATCGAGGGGGAATCGTAGTGGTCAAGAGCCTGGATGAAGGGATCGATCTGGTTAACGCCTACGCCCCGGAACATCTGTGTCTGCTGGTCGATAAAGCAGAATCCGTTGCGGGTAGAATCAGAAACTCCGGCGGCATTTTCATCGGGGAAAGCTCCCCTGAGGTTCTCGGCGATTATGTTGCCGGTCCCAGTCACGTGATGCCCACCAGCGGCACCGCTCGCTTCAGTTCGCCGCTCAATGTCATCGATTTTCTCAAGGTCATCAATCTGGTGGCGCTGGATGAAAAATCGCTCAAGGAACTTGGGTCTCATGCGGCAGCCATTGCTGATGCTGAAGGATTTACCGCCCACGCTGAGGCTGCCCGGATAAGGATTGGGTAAAAAGCGGCCCCCCGAATTCACAGAAGCCGAAGGGAAGGCTTTAGCGCGGCATTCCCCATCCTGCTTGTCCTGAGGTTGCTTCGTCTTCGGTGGCTTTTACTCAGAACTTGCGAAAATGATCTTTGATTGCCGCATGCCATGCATCCGGCTCAGTCATGTTATCCCGGACTTGATTCGGGATATACCCTTTCCGCTCCTCTGGATTCCCGATCGGAGTCGGGAATGACATAATCGCAAGTTTCTTTCTTCTTGCATACTGTCTCCGGAGGTATCTCTTCCTCGAAAGACATCTTATCGTCATCTCGAGCCCTTCGCCTTGTGTCATCCTAAGCGAAGCGAATAATCTGTTCACTGCTCAGATAAACTCCGGGTGACGATCTTTTTCCCCTTCTTGTACAACTTGGGACATAGTTGAGGGTGCAGGGATACTTCCCTGCCGGGGGATCGGGGGTGTCCCCCGATCCCCTCTCTTCCCCCAAGAATGGGGGTCAGGGGGTTGATCAAAACTTCATCAGAGGTTACGCAAATTTCCCCATTAACTATTCCACTAGTTAGCTCACATATATGGCTCACATATCACCTGTTTACCATTGACTACATCTCCTATAATAGTATCCATTTTTACTCTACATTTTAGCCTGATATATGTTGGTCTATATCCGAATATGTAGTCTCAATATTAGACAATAGATAACTCTTTAAAACACGCTGCAATGTTTTGCCTGAAGAAGTCGATTAGTATATAGAGTTAACACTATATGTTATATGATAGCGTTAACTCGCTGAATGCCTGTCAGTCAACTATTTTCGTATTAATCTATTTTAATTATTATTTGCATAATGTTGTAACTGTTATTTGTATGATTTATCATAGGAACAATGAAACTGAAATTATTATAATTCGGAGGAACTGTGGAGGAAGAAATAATATCAAAAGAAATTGTTGATTCTAATGCTGATCCGAAATCATACGGTACTGACCTGAAATCAGCCTTACTGACCAAACGTCAAGGGCTGAGAGGAGAGATCAATCGGATCGATGCCGAGGCCTCCAGGCTCCAGGATGAGTATTCAAAAAAGTTGGGGCAATTGCAGTCGTTGAGAAAGCAGCTAGAAGAAGCGATTCAGCACGTTGATGCTTTGCTGAAGATCGAGGGTGGGATCTATGAGCCGGTCGCATTGACCGGCGTCAAGGCGGATGAACCGGCTATAGCGCCAGCCGATATCGCGTTCGGCATTCTGGAGGAGCAGGGGAAGCCGATGCACTACAGGGATATTGCCGCAGAGGTCAAGAAGCGCGGCACAGATCTTCTCGGCAAGGACCCCGCAGCCACACTGCTGACCAAGTTGAGCCGGGATGATCGGTTCAAACGGATCAGCCGAGGAACATATGCGTTATCTGCGTGGAAGGTGCGGAAGGCTAGGAGTAAGACTCGATGATCACAAAACCAGATTGAGCAAGCTGCCCACAACTATAGAGGTCGCCAGCATGATTCCCGTTGCCAGGAGAAGCCGCCTGACTCCTAGTTCTCTGCCCATCACCACAAACGTAGCCAGGCAGGGGAATATCATGGAGAGCATCAGGCAGCCGATGACCAGTTGGCCTGCAGTCAGGTCGAGGCCGTTCAGCATGCCCACAGCCATATCTTTGCGCAAGGCGCCGATGATCAGCGGCGCAGACGCGTCCCGGGGCAATCCAAAAAGCCCGCTCACCACCGGTTCAGCAACATTGGCAATATACTGGAATACATGTAGCGCTTCCAGAACGGTTATCACAAAAATGCCTGCCATCACCAGCGGGACGGCTTCCTGGAGGAAATCGACGATCCGCGCTTGCAGCTTGGAGGCCACAACGTTCAGCGGGGGCACCCGGTAGGGCGGGATTTCGATCAAAAGTTCAGGCGTGAAACCTTTGATCGTTAGTTTCAGGATGAGGCCCAGCACAATCCAGACCAGAAGCAGCACGCCATAGGTTATGGCGACGTATTGCAGGCCGTAGTCTCCCACCGTTCCGATGATCATCGCCTGAAGAGCGGCGCAGGGAATACCGATGGAGATGAGGGTCGCCACGATGAATCGCTCTCGTTCGCTCTCCAGGACTCGCGTTGCCAGAATCGCCGGAACGTGGCACCCCAGTCCCAGGAGGGTGGGAATGATGGCATATCCGTGAACGCCGATTCGGTGCATCAGATTATCGAGCAAAACGGCCACGCGGGGCAGATATCCCACGTCTTCCAGGACTCCCAGTATCAGATAGAAGGCAAAGACGTAGGGCAGAACCACCCCGAAAGGGATGTAAAGGCCGGTTGTCAGCATGCCGAGCGAATCCTTGAAGTTGACTTCTCCTTCGATCAGCCTGCCGACAAGGACATCGTGCAAAAATCCCTCCGATCCCAGTGCGTCGCTCAGCCGGGTCATCAGCGGGGCCCAGAGGTTATCGAAAAATGGGTCGAACACAAATCCGATCAGGCCTTCGCCGATAAAACGAATGATGATGAAAGAGCAGAGAAGCACCGTGAGCGCTATCGGAATCCCCGGGAAAGGCTTGATGGAGTTATCCCCCAGGTGTTCCAGCCACGTGTGATGCCGGTGGGTGACCGTTTGCACCTGCCCGACGATTCCGCCTACCGTTGCCCATTGTTGGTCCTTTGTTTGGGTGGGAGTTCGGAGAGCTTTGGCTTGCGGGATGCGGCTGACCAGTTCTTTTATCCCCTCTCCGGTTACGGCCACTGTGGGGGTCACCGGCACACCCAGAAGGTCTTCCAGCTTCTGGTAATCGATATGCAACCCTCGATGTTTGGTGTCATCCCACATGTTCAGGGCTACGATCATAGGGATTCCTGTCTCCAGGAGTTGCAGCGTCAGAAAAAGATTGCGCTCCAGATTGGTGGCGTTCACCACGTTGATGATGAGATCGCCATCTTTGATTATCCGAGCGGCAACCGCTTCTTCTTTGGAGGTTGGATCCAGGGTGTAACTGCCGGGGACGTCGATGATCTCGACTTTCTGGTCTCCCAGCTTCATGTGGCTGGTGGGAATTGCTACCGCTGTGCCGGGGTAATCTGAGGTGGTGGCTTTCACTTCCGCCAGGCGGGAGAAGAGAGCCTGTTTGCCGACATTGGGGTTCCCTACAAGGAGTATCTTCACGAATTATCCAGTTCGACCCATATCTTATCCGCCATGCCAAAACCAATGGCAAGCCGGGAGCCATTGACCTTGATGGTCACTGGGCCGCGCATCGGCATAGCGCTCATTTTGGTTATGAGCTGCCCGGGTCTGATGCCCATCGCTTCCAGACGGCGGGCCATGCCGCCTCCCCCGTTTATTTCCACCACCGTGCCTTTCTCTTTTGTATTCATCTGAGTGAGCGTCATCTGTGTTTTCCGCAACATGGTCTTTATTCCTCATTCGGCCGTTTGCCCTGGCATTCCCGGCAATAGCCGCGCACATTTATCTCGATATCCGAAATCTGGAAGCAGGCTTCTTTTTCCACTGCCAACCGCAGCTCTTCGGTGGCCAGGGTTTTCACTTCGAACACCATGCCGCAATTGTGGCAGACCAGGTGGGAGTGTCCCGAGGAGTTCTTGGTCTCGTAATAATGGTGATCTTCGGCGAAATGCCTTTCTGTGACCAACCCTGACTTTTTGAAAAGCTGAAGGTTTCGATAGACGGTGGAGAGACTGATGCGCAATCCCGACTCCCTGGCCCGCTGATGAAGCTCATCGGCATCCAGATGGCCTTCGGCCTGGCAGATGATATCGAACAGGAG encodes:
- a CDS encoding FeoA family protein, translated to MLRKTQMTLTQMNTKEKGTVVEINGGGGMARRLEAMGIRPGQLITKMSAMPMRGPVTIKVNGSRLAIGFGMADKIWVELDNS
- a CDS encoding HTH domain-containing protein, with the translated sequence MEEEIISKEIVDSNADPKSYGTDLKSALLTKRQGLRGEINRIDAEASRLQDEYSKKLGQLQSLRKQLEEAIQHVDALLKIEGGIYEPVALTGVKADEPAIAPADIAFGILEEQGKPMHYRDIAAEVKKRGTDLLGKDPAATLLTKLSRDDRFKRISRGTYALSAWKVRKARSKTR
- a CDS encoding Fur family transcriptional regulator, translating into MNGNQLPGQRMTSQRKLLFDIICQAEGHLDADELHQRARESGLRISLSTVYRNLQLFKKSGLVTERHFAEDHHYYETKNSSGHSHLVCHNCGMVFEVKTLATEELRLAVEKEACFQISDIEINVRGYCRECQGKRPNEE
- a CDS encoding HAD family hydrolase, translating into MAKNTLSFDLTGTLATFSFCDAVWFQGIPRLYAAKNGMGFDEAKEYLLRAYDEVGDHAVEWYDIKYWFSRFDLGTGWTELIEEFIPNIEFYPETHAILERFSQTHELVLITNAAREFMEIETASIQKYFSRIISSVSDFGEVKKTPEFYARVCQSVGEDPSGWIHVGDHWQFDYMAPRGAGITTFYLDRQKEQAGDFIIHSLSELESKLL
- a CDS encoding NAD(P)H-dependent oxidoreductase subunit E; this encodes MIEYLAEVNLTHHQSDITPEERQKLFDFLNSLGQHCSREQSDLIPILQGAQSRIGYLPAEAMLGIAEYLGIPEIDVYSVATFYNQFRLNPPGKHSIRVCLGTACHIGGGHIILDAWKRRLGIDKKQTTPDREFDLDTVACVGCCAMAPVTVIDSTEVHGKVSPTRVDGLLLGYKLQKEKEASA
- the hisD gene encoding histidinol dehydrogenase produces the protein MKIIRDIEVAKSTVLKRIPAESIELPPNVKERVRKVFGKDLTAEEVVKQIIADVRSRGDVALFEYTEKLDGAKLSHLEVSSKEIAAARDKVTKPLLNSLQIAADRVLEFHTRQRNSLPKGRVEFLKGAGQVIWPLERVGCYAPGGTASYPSTVLMTAIPARAAGVDEVILATPPQPNGQIPPLTLVAAEMAKVDRVFAIGGAPAIAALAFGTPSVPKVDKICGPGNIFVTLAKKQVFGAVDIDGLQGPTETIVLADDSANPASCAADLLAQAEHDELASAIMITPSFEMAKKVSAEVERQLAGLSRREIARKSLEHRGGIVVVKSLDEGIDLVNAYAPEHLCLLVDKAESVAGRIRNSGGIFIGESSPEVLGDYVAGPSHVMPTSGTARFSSPLNVIDFLKVINLVALDEKSLKELGSHAAAIADAEGFTAHAEAARIRIG
- a CDS encoding ferrous iron transporter B, with the translated sequence MKILLVGNPNVGKQALFSRLAEVKATTSDYPGTAVAIPTSHMKLGDQKVEIIDVPGSYTLDPTSKEEAVAARIIKDGDLIINVVNATNLERNLFLTLQLLETGIPMIVALNMWDDTKHRGLHIDYQKLEDLLGVPVTPTVAVTGEGIKELVSRIPQAKALRTPTQTKDQQWATVGGIVGQVQTVTHRHHTWLEHLGDNSIKPFPGIPIALTVLLCSFIIIRFIGEGLIGFVFDPFFDNLWAPLMTRLSDALGSEGFLHDVLVGRLIEGEVNFKDSLGMLTTGLYIPFGVVLPYVFAFYLILGVLEDVGYLPRVAVLLDNLMHRIGVHGYAIIPTLLGLGCHVPAILATRVLESERERFIVATLISIGIPCAALQAMIIGTVGDYGLQYVAITYGVLLLVWIVLGLILKLTIKGFTPELLIEIPPYRVPPLNVVASKLQARIVDFLQEAVPLVMAGIFVITVLEALHVFQYIANVAEPVVSGLFGLPRDASAPLIIGALRKDMAVGMLNGLDLTAGQLVIGCLMLSMIFPCLATFVVMGRELGVRRLLLATGIMLATSIVVGSLLNLVL
- a CDS encoding NADH-ubiquinone oxidoreductase-F iron-sulfur binding region domain-containing protein yields the protein MNSGPALAFEKRKALAESRWKELFQQPRILVGTATCGRAAGGLEVLKTIREELKKAGQSIPVMEVGCMGHCYAEPLVVISKPDSDYAPIVYGYVTPEIARLLVRDSILGDDPSLEFMLGALEANEALPSLTDLPRFRYEKPVLLENCGRIDPEDVDQYIANGGYAGLDKALEMKPQDVIELVRKAGLKGRGGAGFSTVVKWETCRNSAETPKYLICNGDEGDPGAFMDRAILESDPHSVIEGMIIAAYAIGAGLGYIYVRAEYPLAVERVRHALRQAEDSNLLGKNILGSGFSFTIRLFEGSGAFVCGEETALIASIEGKPGLPRHRPPFPATKGLFGKPTIINNVKTLASVSRIVSRGLGWYSSLGINDHSSGTAVFALAGKVVNTGLTEVPMGTSLRQVIFEVGGGIPKGKKFKAVQIGGPSGGCLPESTLDLPIDFDSLTEAGAMMGSGGMVVLDEDDCMVDVARFFLEFTQNESCGKCTLCRLGTRQMLEILQSIAQGKAMAGDLKVLAELARDVKAASLCNLGKTAPNPILTTLRYFEEEYEAHIKEGRCPARRCPDLMAYYIIPEKCERSCDACVGTCTVEAIYVGQKRVKVIDQAKCVKCGTCVPACPPQYNAIVKISPLSELPEALPALKAKG